From the genome of Anopheles moucheti chromosome 3, idAnoMoucSN_F20_07, whole genome shotgun sequence, one region includes:
- the LOC128301838 gene encoding uncharacterized protein LOC128301838 codes for MFAFAFWEINNSKMEYGTIQHLVKETKRRTAMLDLPYEAEYRGQLTHLGYKEKETLKEAFLRQEWNIGSARVLSLLQEANILTASEYMLSLDTNDLMQQIMNDLLETEYKLLAHIIRYAYQENVQSHTLTNLLNESFRALLIDLKETPDVIPRCYLHALKPHLLPDELQKVTVEHLHLLLAAGDTFDSLDEALGKQVQWRDEMKTLRGTVLGCLIVDLVHDKTYFLSVLKDFSKKSCSFSLKYALYLLHVMAQDGESEDKLLKNFLKDMFRSVVEMELMSDMKLLLLFAREVCTANETILGTYSVWYKQTIGEMTYSVKKHQFIRTIELLTALLPLERDLEMLGVHSTIAISAPAKCNDYVLNYKQLCRAQIAQLKVCDSSTIVLED; via the exons GAAACGAAACGTCGCACCGCTATGCTCGATTTACCATACGAGGCAGAGTATCGCGGACAGCTCACACATTTAGGTTACAAGGAAAAG GAAACCCTGAAGGAAGCGTTCTTGCGCCAGGAATGGAATATAGGAAGTGCACGGGTTTTGAGTTTGTTGCAGGAAGCAAACATTCTAACAGCGAGCGAGTATATGCTAAG CCTAGATACAAACGATCTAATGCAACAGATAATGAATGATCTTCTGGAAACTGAATACAAGCTTCTTGCTCACATCATTAGGTACGCTTATCAAG AAAATGTTCAGTCGCACACTCTCACCAACCTCTTGAATGAAAGTTTTCGCGCATTGCTGATCGATTTGAAGGAAACACCGGACGTAATTCCTCGCTGTTATTTGCATGCGCTAAAGCCACATTTGTTACCTGATGAGCTGCAAAAGGTAACAGTGGAACATTTACATTTACTGCTAGCAGCTGGTGATACGTTCGATAGTTTAGATGAAGCTCTCGGAAAACAGGTACAGTGGCgtgatgaaatgaaaacactCCGTGGTACAGTTTTAGGATGCCTGATCGTAGATTTAGTCCACGATAAAACATACTTTTTAAGTGTGTTAAAAGATTTCAGCAAAAAATCCTGTTCATTTTCGCTTAAATACGCACTCTACCTGTTGCACGTGATGGCGCAGGATGGAGAATCGGAAgacaaattgttgaaaaacttTCTCAAAGATATGTTCCGCTCGGTGGTGGAAATGGAATTGATGAGTGACATGAAACTGTTGTTACTGTTTGCACGTGAAGTCTGCACCGCCAACGAAACCATACTGGGGACGTATTCCGTCTGGTACAAGCAAACGATCGGTGAAATGACGTACAGTGTGAAGAAGCATCAGTTTATCAGAACGATCGAGTTGTTAACCGCCCTTTTACCGTTGGAACGGGATTTGGAGATGCTCGGCGTACATTCAACCATTGCCATTTCTGCGCCAGCCAAATGTAATGATTATGTGCTAAACTATAAGCAGCTGTGTCGGGCTCAAATTGCCCAGCTGAAGGTTTGCGATAGTAGTACGATCGTGCTAGAAGACTGA
- the LOC128301839 gene encoding copper chaperone for superoxide dismutase, protein MIFTDLLKNYLFKQQNMSDSGNIKMEFAVQIRGVGCVEAIRNALSGVGTVTIDADRGSVLIETSLPWLEIDKRIEATGRRVVLTGFGGQSAVAMVEHGNESTNVRGVVRFCSISNVAGQKGAVVDGTIDGLTSNGSYQLNVHECGDISEGCQSVGDVLDSNNITSDASGRATVRFVNHRLEVSDLIGRSVVIAETDSTEHLHRLSCGIIARSAGIFENYKKICACDGTTIWDERNKSSPVNSKDR, encoded by the exons ATGATTTTTAccgatttattaaaaaattactTATTTAAACAACAGAACATGTCCGATAGCGGTAATATAAAG ATGGAGTTTGCAGTACAAATCCGTGGAGTCGGATGTGTGGAAGCGATAAGGAACGCACTATCCGGCGTCGGAACAGTGACGATTGATGCTGACAGAGGAAGTGTGCTGATCGAAACATCACTGCCGTGGCTGGAGATCGACAAACGCATCGAAGCAACAGGACGGCGAGTCGTACTGACGGGATTCGGAG GACAATCAGCGGTTGCGATGGTTGAGCATGGAAATGAATCAACTAACGTGCGTGGTGTTGTTCGATTTTGTTCCATCTCGAATGTTGCCGGTCAAAAAGGGGCCGTTGTTGACGGAACAATCGATGGGTTGACCTCAAACGGTAGCTATCAACTGAATGTGCACGAGTGTGGAGATATTTCGGAAGGATGTCAGTCGGTAGGCGATGTGCTTGATTCCAACAATATAACTTCGGATGCGAGTGGACGAGCTACGGTACGGTTTGTTAACCATCGTCTCGAGGTAAGCGATCTTATCGGACGTTCGGTAGTGATCGCTGAGACTGACAGTACAGAACACTTGCACCGGCTGAGCTGTGGAATTATCGCACGGTCGGCAGGCATCTTTGAGAACTATAAAAAGATTTGCGCGTGTGACGGGACGACGATCTGGGATGAGCGCAACAAATCGAGCCCGGTAAATAGTAAGGACCGTTAA
- the LOC128305646 gene encoding pre-mRNA splicing regulator USH1G, with amino-acid sequence MSSDRIHRAAKDGLLDVLREATRSEANAKDVDGMTPVLWAAFEGHFDALKLLVVRGGDPDKSDQFGNTALHLASAKGHMQCVDFLVQFGVNIYALDIDHHSAQDLAAINNRDKILRYLDAAAANLESNDRKKAHEFREQAKKKSEKRAREFATRQQKLERDQDTSLRIRPHRPSNMLQALKHKLWSGSQGNLAQGQSRIVNEASQAALGTTKFSALVGGTVRGGGAVKKRADAMKIRQQMENGDFKIGEMESNGKRSVRSIQGLRRDSEILYVGTYSSNDESNASERRGKLQDVFDVDPTNGQDNDDADEDSNSGASGKFGTISRSLSQPDFLATTVTTDEITEDVLLQRPSGLFNRPSFGNLAFPRSVSNVLAQLGNEQSSTSASSEGSIKAKATKAIKPRSQLVISDSDSDMESSDNDENDDSIAILRFLSAFKLEDYYPVFQKNEIDMETLMMLTENDVKSLGLPLGPYRRLCNAIQERREAMTTPGSISDSRL; translated from the exons ATGTCGTCGGATAGGATACACCG TGCCGCTAAAGATGGACTGTTGGATGTGCTCCGTGAGGCGACCCGTTCGGAGGCAAATGCTAAGGATGTGGACGGAATGACTCCGGTTCTATGGGCCGCATTTGAGGGACATTTCGATGCACTTAAGCTGTTGGTGGTCCGTGG CGGAGACCCTGACAAGTCCGATCAGTTTGGGAATACCGCGCTACACCTGGCATCGGCAAAAGGACATATGCAGTGCGTAGatttcctggtacaattcggCGTAAACATTTACGCACTCGATATCGATCACCACAGTGCGCAGGACCTGGCGGCCATTAACAATCGCGATAAGATATTGCGCTACCTTGATGCTGCTGCGGCAAATTTAGAATCGAATGATAG AAAAAAGGCTCACGAATTTCGCGAACAGGCAAAGAAGAAGAGCGAAAAGCGGGCCCGCGAATTTGCGACCCGCCAGCAGAAGCTCGAGCGAGATCAGGACACGAGCTTACGGATTCGTCCACACAGGCCATCTAATATGTTGCAGGCGCTGAAGCACAAACTGTGGTCCGGAAGCCAGGGAAACCTAGCGCAGGGACAATCAAGAATAGTCAACGAAGCATCGCAGGCAGCACTGGGCACGACCAAATTCAGTGCTCTGGTTGGAGGGACGGTACGTGGTGGCGGGGCTGTAAAAAAGCGTGCAGATGCGATGAAAATACGGCAGCAGATGGAAAATGGAG ATTTCAAAATTGGCGAAATGGAATCAAACGGCAAACGGAGCGTTCGCTCGATACAGGGTCTCAGACGCGACTCGGAGATACTATACGTCGGAACATACAGCTCTAATGATGAATCAAACGCGTCCGAACGACGTGGTAAGCTGCAGGATGTATTCGACGTAGATCCTACTAATGGGCAGGATAATGACGACGCGGACGAGGACAGCAATAGCGGTGCGAGTGGAAAATTCGGTACCATTTCGCGTTCGCTTAGTCAGCCCGATTTCCTTGCAACTACAGTTACCACCGACGAAATAACGGAGGACGTTCTTCTGCAACGACCTTCCGGCCTGTTCAATCGACCATCCTTCGGCAATCTAGCCTTTCC CCGATCTGTGTCCAACGTACTCGCACAGCTAGGTAATGAGCAGTCCTCCACGAGTGCCTCATCTGAAGGCTCGATAAAGGCAAAAGCTACAAAAGCGATCAAACCAAGATCGCAGCTTGTCATCTCTGACTCCGATTCAGATATGGAAAGTTCGGATAacgatgaaaatgatgattCGATTGCTATTTTACGGTTCCTATCAGCGTTCAAGTTAGAGGATTACTACCCTGT TTTCCAGAAGAATGAGATCGACATGGAAACGCTCATGATGCTGACCGAAAACGATGTCAAGTCATTGGGTCTTCCGCTCGGTCCGTATCGTCGGCTTTGTAATGCAATTCAGGAAAGAAGGGAAGCAATGACCACCCCTGGTTCGATAAGCGACAGTCGTCTGTAG
- the LOC128305645 gene encoding UDP-glycosyltransferase UGT5-like, translating into MGITWAVTVALLAMLCACIIIGPVEGAKILAIFPTSARSHYIVGSALTKELARRGHEMTVINTFPQKKPLKNYRDVDVSGSADVIKGLVPNFLDAANRSRWESIMMPYKFGQMLTNYTLLHPNVKKLIESNEKFDLVIMESFLNDAHLGFAHHFKAPCVVLSTFGASRWTNDMVGTPSPISYVPHPFLSFTDRMSFVQRISNMLMAIMDSVLGHILSYPVQSAMYEAAFPDPKPPLEYLRRHAVSLALLNNHFSLSYPRPYVPNMIEVGGMHVNRKPNPLPEDIQKLLDNAPNGVIYFSMGSNIQSSQLPVEKREAILRVFAKLKQTVLWKWEDETLPNRPENVIVKAWWPQDDILAHPNVRLFITHGGLLSTTESMYHGVPVIGIPVFGDQYLNMAKAERTGFGLLLPYQEISEDRLSSAINQILGDTKYKTVAQSISARYRDQPQEPLDLAVYWVEYVIRHHGAVHLKSAGQELGFLQYHGIDVIATIIGVPVLFFYLLFKLLCGGRSRKNVSVNAKKKRN; encoded by the exons ATGGGGATAACGTGGGCGGTTACGGTGGCGTTGCTAGCCATGCTATGTGCATGCATCATTATCGGACCAGTTGAAGGGGCAAAGATTTTGGCGATCTTTCCAACGTCCGCCCGGTCACACTACATTGTCGGATCGGCGCTAACGAAAGAGCTGGCAAGACGTGGACATGAG ATGACTGTTATCAACACTTTCCCTCAGAAGAAGCCGTTAAAAAATTACCGTGATGTAGATGTAAGCGGATCTGCAGATGTTATCAAGG GTCTTGTACCGAATTTTTTGGATGCGGCCAATAGAAGTAGGTGGGAAAGTATAATGATGCCGTACAAGTTTGGACAAATGCTCACCAACTACACGCTTCTGCACCCGAACGTGAAGAAACTGATCGAATCGAACGAAAAGTTTGATCTAGTCATCATGGAAAGCTTCTTGAATGATGCGCATCTAG GTTTTGCACATCACTTCAAAGCTCCATGCGTTGTTCTGTCCACGTTCGGAGCATCCCGTTGGACGAATGATATGGTCGGAACGCCATCCCCGATATCTTACGTACCTCATCCGTTTCTGAGCTTTACCGACCGGATGTCATTTGTACAGCGGATCAGCAACATGTTGATGGCCATTATGGACAGTGTTCTTGGACATATTCTGAGTTACCCGGTGCAAAGTGCAATGTATGAAGCGGCGTTTCCCGATCCAAAACCACCACTAGAATATTTACGTCGCCACGCCGTATCGCTGGCACTGTTGAACAATCACTTCAGTCTTAGCTATCCGCGTCCGTACGTACCAAACATGATCGAGGTCGGTGGAATGCACGTCAATCGCAAACCGAACCCGCTGCCGGAAGACATCCAGAAGTTGCTGGATAATGCTCCGAACGGTGTGATTTACTTTTCGATGGGTTCCAACATTCAGAGCAGTCAACTGCCGGTGGAAAAGCGTGAAGCGATATTGCGCGTCTTTGCCAAGCTGAAGCAAACCGTGCTTTGGAAGTGGGAAGATGAAACGTTACCAAACCGACCGGAAAATGTGATCGTAAAGGCATGGTGGCCACAGGACGACATACTGGCCCACCCGAATGTGCGACTGTTCATTACGCACGGTGGACTGCTCAGTACGACCGAGTCAATGTATCATGGAGTGCCCGTGATTGGAATTCCGGTGTTTGGCGATCAGTACCTAAACATGGCCAAAGCGGAACGTACTGGCTTCGGGCTGCTGTTACCCTACCAGGAAATATCCGAGGATCGTCTCTCGAGTGCAATCAATCAGATCCTGGGCGATACGAAGTACAAAACCGTGGCCCAAAGCATTTCGGCTCGGTACCGAGATCAACCGCAAGAACCACTCGACCTGGCCGTGTATTGGGTAGAGTACGTCATTCGGCACCACGGAGCGGTGCATTTAAAATCGGCCGGCCAGGAGTTGGGCTTCCTGCAGTACCACGGAATCGATGTGATCGCTACAATAATCGGTGTTCCGGTTCTGTTTTTCTATCTTCTGTTTAAGCTGCTGTGTGGTGGACGTTCGAGAAAGAACGTTTCGGTAAATGCGAAAAAGAAgcgaaattaa
- the LOC128305644 gene encoding UDP-glycosyltransferase UGT5-like, whose protein sequence is MEYRRMLPLAVLGLLLLGCSAPPTDAARILGILPSVGRSHYIIGAGLMKALLDAGHDVTIVSPYAMKDAPSGRHRDILLPELAAAHDVTGPNLFEYKNAPNLMVLYLVYNEFGPLSSQGVLEHPKMIELMKSGERFDAVIVESFASEVLYGLAEHFGGHLFVFSPFGASMWTSELVGTPYPYSYIPHTFLSFTNEMSFWQRFANAVVGHVDKLYYRCVFLPKQEAMFQRYFPNAKLTFQQTLESVRLAFVNQHFSLSYPHPYAPNMVEIGGIQIQPSKKLPVDIQQYIDEATEGVIYFSMGSMLKGRNFPEEKRAAFVNVFRGLKENVIWKYENDSLPDKPPNVLIKSWMPQSDVLAHPKVKLFITHGGLLGTTEGLYHGVPMVGIPIYGDQELNLARAEHAGYGVKLAYETLNEETISAAIQKVLTDPSFTERAKLISERYRDQPLGPAKTAVYWVEYVLRHGGAPQLQSPSVRLSFIEYNLLDVYAVMVAIALSVLIGMGAAFKALLRRLGIVNRVRHANKGSKKNQ, encoded by the coding sequence ATGGAGTACAGGCGTATGTTGCCCCTAGCAGTGCTAGGCCTGCTTTTACTGGGATGTAGTGCTCCACCAACGGATGCGGCCCGAATTCTTGGCATATTACCTTCTGTCGGACGGTCGCATTACATCATTGGGGCTGGTCTTATGAAAGCGCTACTTGACGCAGGTCACGATGTGACCATCGTCAGCCCGTACGCAATGAAAGATGCGCCATCTGGCCGTCACCGTGATATTCTACTGCCGGAACTAGCCGCCGCGCACGACGTAACTGGGCCGAATCTCTTCGAATACAAGAACGCACCGAACCTGATGGTGTTATATCTGGTGTACAATGAGTTTGGCCCTCTTTCATCGCAAGGTGTGCTGGAGCATCCGAAGATGATTGAGCTGATGAAGTCTGGTGAACGGTTTGACGCGGTCATTGTGGAGTCGTTTGCGAGCGAGGTACTCTACGGTTTGGCGGAACATTTTGGTGGCCATCTGTTTGTGTTCTCTCCATTCGGGGCATCAATGTGGACAAGCGAACTCGTCGGTACACCGTACCCGTACTCGTACATACCGCACACCTTCCTTAGCTTTACGAACGAAATGTCCTTCTGGCAGCGCTTTGCGAACGCGGTGGTGGGACATGTCGACAAGCTGTACTATCGCTGCGTGTTTCTTCCCAAACAAGAAGCCATGTTTCAACGGTACTTCCCGAACGCGAAGCTCACCTTCCAACAGACGCTTGAAAGTGTCCGGTTGGCGTTTGTTAATCAACACTTCAGTCTCAGCTATCCACATCCGTATGCTCCGAACATGGTTGAGATCGGAGGCATACAGATTCAACCGTCAAAGAAACTTCCTGTTGACATCCAACAGTACATTGATGAAGCTACCGAAGGTGTTATCTACTTCTCGATGGGTTCCATGTTAAAGGGACGAAACTTTCCAGAAGAAAAGCGTGCTGCTTTCGTAAATGTGTTCCGTGGACTGAAGGAGAACGTCATCTGGAAGTACGAGAACGATAGTCTTCCGGACAAACCGCCAAATGTGCTGATCAAGTCGTGGATGCCACAAAGCGACGTTCTTGCTCATCCGAAGGTGAAACTGTTTATCACACACGGTGGCCTGCTCGGGACTACCGAGGGACTTTACCACGGTGTACCAATGGTCGGTATTCCAATTTACGGCGATCAGGAGCTAAATTTGGCTCGTGCAGAGCACGCCGGGTATGGTGTGAAGCTTGCCTACGAGACACTGAACGAGGAGAcgatctcggccgccatccaGAAGGTGCTCACTGATCCTTCTTTTACCGAGCGTGCCAAACTCATCTCCGAACGCTACCGTGATCAACCGCTCGGACCGGCCAAAACTGCGGTCTACTGGGTTGAGTACGTATTGCGTCACGGTGGTGCTCCACAGCTTCAATCCCCGTCCGTACGGTTGTCCTTCATCGAATACAATCTGCTGGACGTATACGCAGTGATGGTCGCGATTGCTTTATCAGTGTTAATTGGCATGGGTGCGGCATTCAAGGCACTGCTGAGACGGTTGGGAATCGTCAATCGAGTGCGCCATGCTAACAAGGGAAGCAAGAAAAATCAGTAA